AACGCAGCGCCAGCGAGGTGTCCGCCGCCATCGCCGTCAGCGTCGTCCCCATCCCCAGCGACGCCATGAAGGGCCGCATCATCGGTCGCGAGGGCCGCAACATCCGCGCCTTCGAGGCGTTGACCGGCGTCGACCTGATCATCGACGACACCCCCGAGGGGGTGCTGCTGAGCAGCTTCAATCCGCTCCGCCGGGAGGTCGCCAAGCTCGCCCTGCAGGAGCTCGTCGAGGACGGCCGCATCCACCCCGCCCGCATCGAGGAGGTCGTGCAGAAGGCGCAGGCCGACATGCAGACCTACATCCGCGAGCGGGGCGAGGAGGCGGCGCTCGAAGCGAACGTCGTCGGCATCAAGCCGGGCCTCCTGCAGCTGCTGGGCCGGATGCACTTCCGCACCAGTTACGGCCAGAACATCCTGCAGCACAGCGTGCAGGTGGCGCACATGGCCGGCATCATCGCCGCGGAGCTCGGCCTCGACGAGGCCACCGCCCGCCGCGCCGGCCTGCTGCACGACATCGGCAAATCGATCGACCGGGAGATCGAGGGGACCCACACCGAGATCGGGGCCGGCCTCGGGCGTCGCTTCGGGGAGGCGGACGAGGTGATCGACGCGATCGCCAACCACCACGACCTCGACCGCAGTGCGACGCTGTTCCCCGTCCTCGTCAACGCCGCCGACGCCGTCAGCGCCGCGCGACCGGGCGCCCGCCGCGAATCGCTCGAGGTGTACCTCAAGCGCCTCGAGGCGCTCGAGAACATCGCCAGCAGCTTCCCCGGCGTCGAGAAGAGCTACGCCATCCAGGCCGGCCGCGAGGTCCGCATCGTCGTCGAGCCGACCGAGGTGAACGACGACCGCGCGGCGTTGCTGGCGCGCGACATCGCCGGCCGCATCGAACAGGACATGGAGTACCCGGGTCAGGTGCAGGTCACCGTGGTGCGCGAGACGCGCGCCGTGCAGTACGCCCGCTGACGCGCGCCGCCCCGTCCCCACGCCGCGGCGCAGTTGGTATCCTCCGGCGACTCCGGACGCCCGGCCGACCCCGCCCCCGCGCCCCGGCGCGACGGCGGGACGGCGGCGGCGCCGACCCGAGTGAGGTGCACCGTGTACGAGGCGAGCCCCGAAGCCCCCGGTCTCCCGTCCGCCGTCCCGCCGTCCCGTCCGCCCACCCCCCCGGCCCACGCCGGCGCGCACCCCCCGACCGTGAGCTCCGCGAGGCGCGCGGCGTGAGGGTCGGCGACGACGTCAAACTGTTCAGCGGGACCGCCACGCCGGACCTGGCGCGCTCCGTCGCGGACCACCTCGGCATGGAGCTCTCGCACGGATCCGTCTCGACGTTCCCCGACGGCGAGACCCGCATCGGCATCGACGAGAGCGTCCGGGGGGCGGACTGCTACATCATCCAGTCCACCAGCGCCCCGGTGAACCACAACCTCATGGAGGTCCTCGTCCTCGCCGACGCCCTCGTGCGCGCGTCGGCGTGGCGGGTGAACTTCGTGATCCCGTACTTCGGCTACGCCCGGCAGGACAAGAAGGTGTCGGCGCGCGAACCGATCACCGCGAAGCTGGTCGCCAACCTCATGGCGACCGCCGGCGCCCACCGCGTCATCACCGTCGACCTGCACGCCGGCCAGATCCAGGGGTTCTTCGACGTGCCCGTCGACCACCTCACCGCCCTCGACATCCTCGGCGACCACCTCGCGGAGGGCGACATCTCCGACGGTGTCGTCGTCTCCCCCGACGTCGGGCGCGCCACCGAAGCGCGGCGGCTCGCGAACTACCTCGATCTGCCCCTCGCGATGCTGTACAAGCGCCGCACCAGCCCCACCGAGACCGAGGTGACGCACGTCATCGGGGACGTCGCGGGGCTGCGCCCCATCATGGTCGACGACATGATCTCCACCGCCGGCACCATGCGGCGCGGCATCGATGCGCTGTTGCGCCTCGGGGCGCGCCCCGGCGCGACGGTCGCCGCCACCCACCCGGTCTTCACCCCGCCCGCCCTCGAACGGCTCGATCACGACGCGATCGACCGGGTGATCGTGACCGACACCGTGCCGTTCGAGGACGGCGACGCCCACCCGTTCGTGCACGTCCTCTCCGTCGCGCCGCTCCTGGCGAAGGCGATCCGCAACGTCCACGACAACGCGTCGGTGAGTTCGCTGTTCAGCGGCTGAGCGCGCCGCGCTCCGGCGCGGCGCGCCCCGCGCGTCCGGCGGGGGTCCCCCACCTCCTGGACCGAGACGGGCGGTTGCGCGCACCCCCGCGCACGGCGTAGACTCTATCTTCGTGTCGCGGGCCTCGGCCGCGCGAATCCCGCACCACCGCCCTGGAGGCAGGCATGAAACTCGAAGCCACGCAACGCACGCCGGGCCGCAACGGGCCCCTCCGCCGCGAGGGACGCCTGCCGGGCGTCGTGTACAACGACGAGCTCAACATCCCGGTCGCCATGAGCCGCAAGGCGTTCGACAAGGTGTTCCGGGCGCAAGGCACCTCCAGCCTCATCGACCTCGACGTCGAGGGCACCAGCCACCCGGTGCTCGTGCGCGAAGTCCAGATGGACAAGCGCAAGCGCATCCCGATGCACGTCGACTTCTACGCCATCACCGCCGGCCAGAAGCTCGAGGTCGCCATCCCCGTCACGTTCGAGGGCACCGCCGCAGGCCAGAAGGACGGCGGGGAACTGTTCATCTCCCGCCGCGAGGTCACGATCTACGTCCTGCCGCGCGAGATCCCCGACGCGATCGAGTTGGACATCGGCGAGATGCAGATCGGCGACTCGATCCACATCGGCGACGTCCGCAGCCGCCTCCCGGAAACGGCGGAGATCGTCGACGACGAGGAGCTCACGTTGATCACGATCGTCCCGCCGCGCGTCGAGGCGGAAGCCGAGGAGGGCGAGGAGGTCACGCAGCCCGAGGTCATCGGCGAGAGCGCCGACGAGGACGGCGAGGACGCGAGCGACGAGGACGGCTGAGGACGCCCCCACCGCCCGAGCGGAAGGACCCGACGTGCGTCTGATCGTGGGGCTCGGCAACCCCGGCCCCCGCTACCGAGGAACCCGGCACAACGCCGGGTTCCTCGTCGTCGACGCCTACGCCGACCGCCACGGCGTCCGCTTTCGCGGCGGTCGGCTCGGGGAGGAGGCGCGCGACGGGGCGCGGCGCCTGCTCAAACCCGGCACCTTCATGAACCGGTCCGGCGCCGCGGTGCAGGCGCTCGCGACGAAGCACGGCGTCGCGCCCGCCGAGATCCTGATCGTGCACGACGACCTCGACCTGCCGCTCGGACGGCTGCGGGTCCGGCGGGGCGGCGGCGCCGGCGGACAGAAGGGCGTGCGTGACGTCATCGACCGCGTCGGGCCCGACGTCGCCCGCCTCAAGGTCGGCATCGGGCGGCCCCCCGACCCCCGCTGGACGACCGAACGGTGGGTGCTGTCGCGCTTCACGGACGCCGAAGCCCCCCTCCTGCGCGACGTCGTGGACGCCGGCGCCGACGCCGTCGAGCGGATCGTCCGCGAGGGCGTGGACGCCGCCGCCAACGCCGTCAACGGCCTCGACCTGCGCCCCACCCCCGACCCGCCGCGCACGGCCCCCGAGGACGAGCGGTGACCGACGCCGCGATCGTCTTCGCGCTCCTCGCCGTCACCGTCGCGGCGTTCGCCAGCGACCGCTTTCGCCTCGACGTCGTCGCGATGCTGGCGATGTTGGCGCTCGTCCTGACCGGCGTGCTCGACGCCGGTCAGGCCCTCGCCGGCTTCGCGGAACCGTTGACGTTGATGATCGCCGGCCTGTTCGTCGTCGGGGCCGGCCTGTTCGAGACCGGCGTCGCCGACCGCCTCGGGGACCTCCTCGCCCGCCTCGCCGGCCGCGGCCCCACCCGCCTGCTGGTCGCGACGATGCTGAGCAGCGCCCTGCTGTCGGCGTTCCTCTCCTCCACCGGCACCGTCGCGGTGCTGCTCCCCGTCGTCGTCGGCCTGGCCCGCAGCGCCGACGTCGCGCCGTCGCGGCTGTTGATGCCGCTCGCGTTCGGGAGCCTCCTGGGCGGCATGACGACCCTGATCGGGACGCCCCCGAACCTCGTCGTCGCCGACCAACTCCGGGCGCAGGGCGGCACCCCGTTCGGGTTCTTCGCCTTCACGCCCGTCGGCCTCGTGATGCTCGCGGTCGGCGTGACGTACATGGCCACGATCGGTCGGCACCTGTTGCCCAGCCATCCGGACGTCGAGCAGGTCGGCTCCGGCGTCGCGGCGACCACCCTCGAGGGGCTCGCCCGCCGCTACGGCCTCACCGAACGCCTGCACCGCGTGGAGGTGCCGGCCGGCACGGAGCTCGTCGGCGCGACCATGGCGAGCGGTGCGCTGCGCGCCCGCTTCGGGGTGACGGTCCTCGCCGTCGCCACCGCGGACGAGGACGGCGTACCCAACGTGCGTCGCGCGGAACCCTCCACCCTGATCCGCGCCGACGACGTGCTGTACGTCGACGCGACCGACGCGCAGCTGCACACCCTCGCGAACGAGGCGCGCGTGCGCGTCGCGGACCTCGCGCCGGAGGGCGCGCTGCCGGAACCGCTCATGCTGATCGAGGCGCTGCTCCCGCCCGACTCCAGCTACGCCGGCGCGACGTTGGCGGACGCCCGCCTCCACGACCGGACGCGCGCGACGGTGGTCGCCGTGAAGCGCGGCGCGCGCCTCCTGCACGGGGACCTGGCGGAAACGACGTTGCGGGCCGGGGACGCCCTGTTGTTGGCGGGGGGCCCGGCGGCGCAACGCCGCATCGCGTCGGCGCGCCGCGACCTGATCGTCGTCGGGGAGCCCCGCGGGTGGGCGCGCTTCGCGCGCGACACGCGGCGCGCCCCCGCCGCCCTGGCGGTCCTGGTCGCGATGCTGCTGATGATGACGACCGGCGTCGTCCCGAACGCGATCGCGGTGCTGGCCGCCGCGATGGGGATGGTGCTGGTCGGGGCGGTCTCGATGGACGACGCGTACCGCGCCGTGAGTTGGGAGTCGGTGGTGCTGATCGCCGCGATCCTCCCGATGGCGACCGCCCTCGAGGTCAGCGGCGGGCTGGACCTCGTGGTGGGCGGCCTGATCGGGGGGCTGGGGGACGCGGGTCCGCTGCTCGTGATGGCGGCGTTGTTCCTGTTGACGTCGGCGTTCAGTCAGGTCATCAGCAACACCGCGACGACGGTCCTGATCGCCCCGGTCGCGTTCGCCGCGGCGGAGGGGTTGGGGGTGAACCCGGCCGCGACGTTGATGACGGTGGCGGTCGCGGCGTCGACGGCGTTCGCGACGCCGGTCGCCTCCCCCGTCAACGCCCTGGTGCTCACCCCCGGCCGCTACCGCTTCACGGACTTCGTGAAGGTCGGCCTGCCGATCGTCGTCCTGATGCTCGTGGCGACCCTTCTGGTGGTCCCGCTCGTCTTCCCCCTCCGCTGACGGGGCGCCTCATCCCCCGGGGCACGTCCCCCAGTTCGGTTGGTACGCCGTGCGGGGGCCCCCGAACCCCCACGGCTCCTCGTCGATCTTCGAGACGCACCAGCTGGAGATGTCCTGGTCGAACACGGCCTGGTTGAACATGACGTCCATGTCGGTGACGTTGCCGGTGTCCCAATCCCCGATCGGCTGGTCGAACTGCGTGTACTGGAACAGACCGCGCATGTTCTTCACGTTGCTCACGTCCCACCCCCCGATCGGCTGGTCGAACTCCCAGGCGAAGTGGAACATGGCGCGCATGTTCGTGACCGACGAGACGTCCCACCCCGCGATGGCCCCGTCGAAGCGGTCCGCCTCGAAGAACATCTCGCGCATGTTGGTGACCGAGGAGACGTCCCAGTGCTGGAGCGAGCGCCGGAAGTTCTCGGCGTAGCGGAACATCGCCCGCATGGTCCGCACGTCGCTCACGTCCCAGTGCTCGATGTTCGCGTTGAAGTTCGTGAGGGCGTCCCAGGAGTACTCGGCTCCGAACAGGTACGCCATGTTCGTGATGCCGGACGTGCAGGTCGTCGCCGCGTTGCCGGGGGTGATCTGCGCCTTGGTGCGCTTGACGTACGTGGTGCCGTTCAGGACCGCCCGGTCGCCGACCTGCGCGCCGTCACAGACGATCGTGACGCCGTTCGCGGCGCGCCGGAAGTCCGGCACGGTGACCGTGACGGCGTCCTGCACGTCCGGGAACACGTCGCTGCGCACCGTCACGGTCGCGGTGCCCGGCGCGACGCCGCTCACGACGCCGGACCCGTCGACCGTCGCGACGCCCTCGTCGCTCGACGTCCACGTGAGGCCGGGGGCGTCGGTCTGCTCGAAGACGTAGGCCAGCGTTTCGGAGCCGTTCAGGGGCGGCCGCACGGCGCTCGGCGTGACGTCGAGACGGGTGACCTGCGGGCACCGCCCCCAGTCGGGGTGCTTCGACGCGTCGAACGCGGCGTTCGCCGCGACGGCGAACTCGGTGGGGGCGCTCGCGATGCCGGACACGCACCAGCGGCCGAGATCCTGGTCGAACGCCTTCGCGGCCTCGAACATGCGGTCCATGTCGGTGACGTTGGCGACGTCCCAGCCGGAGATATCGCGATTGAAGCGCCGTGCGTTCGAGAACATCTCCTTCATCGTCGTGACGTTGCCGACGTCCCACGTCGTGACGTCGCCGTCGAAGACGTCCGCCCCGAGGAACATGCCGCTCATGCGCTCGACGCGGGCCGTGTCCCAACCCGTCAGGTCCTGGTCGAACGCCTCCGCCCCCCAGAACATCGCCGCCATCCCGCGGACCGACGCGACGTCCCAGGCGTTCAGCGGCTGGTCGAACGCCTTCGCGTCCCGGAACATCGCGGTCATGTCCTCCACCTGGCCGACGTCCCAGTCGCCGATGCGGCCGTCGAACGCCGTCGCGCCGTGGAACATGTCGCGCATCGTGGTGACGCGGGACGTGTCCCACGCGTTCAGGTCGGCGTCGAAGGACGACGCGAAGTAGAACGCGTAGGACATGTCGGTCACCTGGCCGGTGTCCCACGCCCCGAGGTCGCCGGCGAAGGCGTTCGCGTTGAAGAAGGTCGATTTGAGGGTCGTGACGGCGCGCGTGTCCCAATGCCCGACGTCGCCGTCGAACCAGGTGGCCTGCGCGAACAGTTCGCTCAGGTCCGTCACGCCGGTCGTGCAGGCGGTCTCGAGGCCGGCCGTGTCCTCCGCGTCGACGAGCGCCTCGAGGCCGGCGCGGTCGCGCTTGACGTACGTCACGCCGTCCACCTCGCCGCTCTCCCCCACCGCGGCGGAGGGGCAGCGCACCGTCACGCCGTTCTCGGCGCGGTAGAACGCGCCGGCCAGCGTGAGGTCCGCCGCGCCGTCGATCGGCGTGCCGTCCAACGCCGCGCGCAGCGTGACGGGGCCCTGCTCGACGCCGGCGGTGAACGTCGCGACGTACGTGCCGTCCCCCAGGTCCGTGACGTCCCCGAGGCTTCCGAGCGCCGGCGGGTCGAGCGTCACCGTTCCCCCCGACGCACGGAGCGGGTTGCCGTTCGCGTCGCGCAACGTCACGGTCACCGTGGCGGTGGCGGCGCCGTCGGCGGGCAGGACGGCGGGCGTGACGCGCACCGTGCTCGCCTGGGCGCTGGCGGCGCCGGGCCGCAGGTCGATGCGGGCGGCGGCGTCGAAGGCGACGTCGAACAGCCGGGGGCGGACGTCGACCGGGCTCGCGGTCGTGCCGGCGGTGTACGTCGCCTCGTACGTCCCGTCCCCGCGGTCGCGGACCGGGCCGAGCGTCCCGTGGGTGGGGGCGTCGAACGTCACGGCGTTCGCGCCGACGCTCGCGTCGAGCGGGTCGCCGTCCCCGTCGCGGACCGTGACGGTCACGGTCGCGGTGGAGGTCCCGTCCGCCGGGAGGGCGGTCGGGTCGGCGACGACGGTGCTGGTGGTGGGGGTGGCCGCGCCCTGCGTGAGGACGACGCGACCGGGCGTGGCGAACGGCTCCCCGTCCAACCGCGCGACGATCGGGACCTCGCCGGGGGTGGTGCCGGCGACGTACGTCGCGGCGTACGTGCCGTCCCCGCGGTCGGTGACGTCCCCGATCGCGCCGTCGGCGGGCGGGTCGAGCGTCACGGACGCGCCGCCCTCGGTGAGGCGGACCCCGTTCGCGTCGCGCAACGTCACCACGATCACGGCTTCGCTCGCGCCGTCGGCGAGGAGGCTGGTCGGGGAGGCGGTGACGGTGCTCGTCGAGGCGCTCGCGGCGCCGACCGCCGGCGCCTCGACGGTGAAGGTCGGGGCCCCGTCGAGCTGCAGCGCTTCGCCGTCCGCGACCAGCGTGAGGCGGCAGCCGCCGGCCCCGACCGCGGCGGGCACGTCGCCCCGCAGGCGGGGGTAGAGCACGCCGGGGTCGGCGGCGTCGACCGCGACGGACGCCCCGTCGTCGGTCAGGAAGGTGGCGGCCTCGAGCGGCGCGTCGCAGAGGGCGACGCGGGCGTCGCCCGGCAGCGCGCCGGTCACCTCGAGGGGCGTTCCGGGCGCCCCGCTCGTGGGGGACACCGACGTGACGTACGCCGCGCCGGGCGCCGGGGCGTCGTCCGGGGCGTCCGGGGCGTCCGGTGCGCCCACCCCGGGCCCGCCGCCGCTGGAGCAGGCGGCGAGAGCGGCGGTGAGGCCGGTCGCGAGCAGGAGGCGGGTGAGGGGACGGGGCAGGGGGCCGGCGGACCGAACGAACCACGAGACACGCATGAACGTAACGGTAGCGAGACGACCATTAATCGCCCATTAGCGCTGGGGGCGGCCCCGTCGGGCCGCCCCCACCCTCCCCACGTCGGGCGCGACGTCAGCCGAAGCGTCCGCTGATGTAGCGCTCCGTCATCTCGAACTGCGGGTTCGTGAAGATCTGCTCGGTCGGGCCCTCCTCGATCAGCACCCCGAGGTGCATGAACGCCGTCCGGTCGGAGACCCGCCCCGCCTGCTGCATGTTGTGCGTCACGATGATCACGGTGAAGTCCTGCTTGATCTCGTGGATCAACTCCTCGATGCGGTCGGTCGCGATCGGGTCGAGCGCGCTGGTGGGTTCGTCCATCAGGATGACGTCGGGTTCCGTCGCCATCGCCCGCGCGATGCAGAGGCGCTGCTGCTGCCCGCCGGACAGGCCCAGGCCGGACTGCTGCAGCTTGTCCTGGACCTCCTCCCACAACGCCGCCCGCTTGAGGCTGGTCTCGACGTGCGCGTCCATGTCCCCCTGGAAGCCGTGGAGGCGCGGCCCGAACGCGACGTTCTCGTAGACCGACTTCGGAAACGGGTTCGGCTTCTGGAACACCATGCCGATGCGGCGCCGCACCTCCACCGGGTCGACGACCGGGTCGTACAGGTTCGCGCCCTCGTAGTGCAGCTTCCCCGTCACCGTGACGCCCGGCACCAGGTCGTTCATGCGGTTGATGCTGCGCAGCAGCGTCGACTTCCCGCAGCCCGACGCGCCGATCAACGCCGTCACCTGGTTCTTCGGCACCGTGAGCGACACGTCGCGCAACGCCTGGAAGTCGCCGTACCAGAGCGACAGGTCCTCGATGCCGACGACGGCGTCGTCCGGCGCCACCGGATCGGTGCGGACGGTCACGTGATCTTCGGGGACGGTTTGACTCATCACCAACTCCGTTCGAAGCGCCGGCGGAGGTAGAACGCCGCGCCGTACAGGACGAGGAGGACCATCAACAGCGTCAGGATGCCGGCGGAGGCGACGTGCGCGAACTCGACGTCGTTCTCCGCCACCCAGCTGTAGATCTGGATCGGGACGACCGTGTACGTCGAGAGCGGCCCGTCGGGCGCGCGCGGGATGAACGCCGCCGCGCCGACCAACAGCAGCGGGGCGGTCTCCCCGATCGCGCGGGCGACCGCAAGGATCATGCCGGTCGTGATGCCGGCGATGGCGTTGGGCAGCACCACCCGCGACGTCGTCTGCCACTTCGAGGCACCTAGACCGTACGACGCCTCGCGCAGCGACGGCGGCACCGCCTTGATCGCTTCGCGCGACGCGATGATGACGACCGGAAGGATCAACAGCGACAGGGTCAACGCGGCGGACAGGACGGTCGGCCCGAACTCGAAGACCCGCACGAAGGCGTACAGCCCGAGGATCCCGTACACGACCGACGGCACGCCCGCCAGGTTGCGGATGTTCAGCTCGATGAAGCGCGTGACGCGGTTGTCGGGCGCGTACTCCTCGAGGTAGATCGCCGACCCCACCCCGATCGGTAGCGAGAACAGGATCACCAGACCGATCACCCACAGCGTGCCCAACAGCGCGTTGCCGAGCCCCGCCATGACCGGGGTGCGGCTGGCGTTCTTCGTGAAGAAGGCGAGGTCGAGCCAGGGGTTGAGGCGCAGCTCCTGCCCCTCGCCGACCTCCGCGCGGATCGCGTCGAGCTCGCGCAGACCCTCGAAGTAGCCGTAATCCTCGACGGTGTCGTCGCGGCTGTTCGTGACGACCCACCGCAGCCGCTCGCCGTTCAGGCTCCACAACAACTCGACGCGGTTGCGGAGGCGGAACTTGCGGCGTTCCTCGGGATCCTCGAGGATGGTGGAGGGGTCCACGCCGCGCGCCTCCAGCTCCATCTCGACGACGTGCTCCCACGTCCCCAGGCCCGCGAAGCCCTCCGCAAACGACCAGGACGCGGTCGTCTGGGCCGGCTCCACGATCTGCCAGGAGACCGTGTCGGTGATGACGTCGGTGAACAACGTCGCGACGAGGGCGAGGGCGAGGACGACCGGCACGAACGTGATCGCCACGAACGCGCGCCCGCGGGCGCGCTTCGCCGCCTGCCGGCGGCGGTCGGCGTCGCTACGCTGCGCGAGGCTCATTCGTAGCGCTCCGCGTAGCGCCGCACGATCTGGTTCGACGCGAGGTTCAGCGTGAGGGTGATGACGAACAGCGTCGAGCCGACGGCGTACAGCGCGCGCGACCCGATGCTGCCGACCGGTTGGTCGCCGGTGGCGGCCTGCACGATGAAGCTGGTCATGGTCGCGATCGTCTCACGCAGGTCGAAGGTGAAGGTCGGCTTCTGCCCCGCGGCGAGGGCGACGATCATCGTCTCCCCGATCGCGCGCGACATCGCCAGGATGAACGAGGCGACGATGCCGGAGAGGGCGGCGGGGAGGACGACCTTGAGGACGACCTCGAAGCGGCTGGCCCCCAGCCCGTAGGCGGCCTCGCGGATGGCGCGCGGCACCGCCTGCATCGAGTCGATCGAGATGCTCGAGACCGTCGGGAGGATCATGAAGCCCATCACCAGCCCGGCGCTCGTGGGGTTGAACAGGTTCAACCCGGGGATCACGTCGCGCAGGATGGGGGTGACGAAGAACAGCGCGAAGTAGCCGAGGACGACCGTCGGGATGCCGGCGAGGATCTCGAGGATCGGCATGATCGTGCGGCGCGCGCGGGCGGTCGCGAACTCCGAGAGGTAGATCGCCGACCCCAGCCCGAGCGGGAGGCCGACGACGAGCGCGACGAAGGTGACGTTCAGGGTCCCCACGACGAGCGGCGCGATTCCGAAGTAACGCTGCCGCTCGCCGAACAGCGGGGTCCAGCGGGTGTCGGTGAAGAACTCCCGGAAGGTGACGGCAGGGTCGGCGAAGAAGGCGATCGTCTCGCTCGAGAGGGCGTAGATCACCGCGAACGTCGTGACGACCGAGACGCTGGCGGCGAGGAACAACACCACGCGGATGGCCTGGTCACCGAGGTTGCGGCGGACGCTGCGTTGGATGCCGATCGCTTCGGCGGCGCGTTTCGACGTTTCGCTCATGCACGCTCCTGGGGGGAGGGTACCCCGGGGACGAAGATCGCCCCCGGCCCTGGGGCCGGGGGCGAATCTACCGAAGCCGCATCAGGGCTTCGTCAGGATGGGGCGTCCGCTCAGCGGGTGCCTTCCTGCTCGAAGATCTCCAGGACCGTGCCGCTGTACTCGTTGAACGGCGAGCCGGTCACGCGGTCGTTGAAGCGCTCGAGACCGATCTCGTACGCCTCGTCGCTCAGGACGGCGTAGCCGGTGGCGGCGATGAGCGGGCGGGCCTCGTCGCTGAGCCAGTACTCGATGAACTGCTGGACGGTCTCGTTCTCGTCCGCCGCGTCGACCGCGACGTACGTGAACAGCGGACGGGCGAGCGGCGTGTAGCTGCCGTCCTCGATCGTCGCGGTGCTGGGCTCGATGCAGCCGTTGCCGTCGTCGATGCGGACGGCGTTCAGCTTGTCCTCCTCCTCGGCGTAGTAGGCGTAGCCGAAGAAGCTGATGGCGTACGGGTTGCCCTCGACGCCCTGGACGAGCACGTTGTCGTCCTCGCTCGGGAAGAAGTCGGTGCGGATGTCGTCCTCACCGTCGTTGAGGATCGCCTCGTTGAAGTAGTCGAACGTGCCGCTGTCGACGCCCGGCGCGTAGAACTCGATCTCTTCCTCAGGCCAGCCGTCGCGGACGTCCGCCCACGTCGTCACGCCACCGTCGGCGCGCCACATGGTGTTGAGCTCCTCGACGGTCATGCAGCTCGCCCAGTCGTTCTCGATGTTCGTGACGACGGTGAGCGCGTCGAAGGCGACCGGGATCTCGACGAACTCGCGGCCGGCGGCGTTGATCTCTTCGATCTCGCTGGGCTTGATGAGGCGGCTGGCGTTGCTGATCTCGGTCTCGAGGGCCGTGAACTTCTCGAAGCCGCCGCCCGAGCCGGAGAACGCCACGCTGACGTTGGTGTCGGGGTACTCGATCGCGAACTCTTCGGCGATGGAGAGGGCGATCGGGTAGACGGTCGAGGAGCCGTCGACGCGCACGTCCTGCGCGAGGGCGGCGCCGGCGAGGGCGAAGAGGAGGGCGAAGGGGACGAGGATGGACGGGGTGTTCTTCATGGGATTACCTCCAGGAACGAGCGTAAAGATGGAGTGTCAGGACTCGGTCATCCGGTCCGGCGGCGCGACGCGCCGCCGGACCGTTCGAGGATCAGTGGTCGTGCCCGACCTCGTAGATGCGGGTCGTGCCGGAGATCTCGTACGCGACGATCAGCAGGTCGCGCCCGTTCGGGGAGGCGTCGGCCGGCACGAACACGAGGCCCTCCGGCCCGAGGTCGCCGGCGTCGGGGCCGTCGGCCGGTGCGTCGATCGGGCGGTCGTTGACGTAGCCCGCGAACGCCGGGGCGGCGGGGTCGGAGAGGTCAAACGTCATGACGCCCCCGACCCGCTCGAGGCCCACGAAGGCGTACGGCACGCCGTCGATGGTGCCGACGACGACGCCCTCCGGCTCGGGGCCCTTCGCGTCGCTGCGGCTGTCGAAGCTCTCGGCGACCGACTCGTCGTTGTCGGAATTGTGGAGCTCGGGACGGAGCTCCGCGACGGTGGTCTCGACGAGGTCGCCGCTGTCCCACACGAGCTCGCCCGCCTCGTTCCAGACGCTGATGCTGCGGCCCCCGTAGGCGTGGATCTGCTCGTGGGCGCCGTCGCCGTCCAGGTCGCCGGTGGCGGTCGACAACTCCAGGCGACCGAGCGCGTCCGCCGCCTGGAGTTCCGCGGCGTTCGGGAACGCGTCGGCGTCGAGCTCGACGTCCTCGACGCGGGCCTCCTCGCTGAAGGTGTCGTAGTCGCGGGCGTCCCCCTCGTTGGCGGTGACGACGTAGCCGGCCCCGTCGACGGTGAACGGCGCGATCGCGTCGGGTTGGTACATCCCGTGCACGGGCCACGACCCGAAGTCGGCGACCTCGTCCTTGTCGTCGACGTCGAGGCGGAGGTCGCTCCAGTCCTTCAGGCCGAGCGCCACGACGTCGGTCACCTCTCCGGCCACCAGATCGACGACGGCGAGGGCGTTGTTCTCCTGCAGCGCGACGTACGCGGTCATCGTGCCGTCGGGGATCGCGACGTACTCCGGCTCGAGGTCCTGCGAGACGGACGCGCCGGGCCCGAAGATGCGGACGCCCGCGGCGCGGAGTTCGTCCTCGCGCC
This DNA window, taken from Trueperaceae bacterium, encodes the following:
- the pstA gene encoding phosphate ABC transporter permease PstA: MSLAQRSDADRRRQAAKRARGRAFVAITFVPVVLALALVATLFTDVITDTVSWQIVEPAQTTASWSFAEGFAGLGTWEHVVEMELEARGVDPSTILEDPEERRKFRLRNRVELLWSLNGERLRWVVTNSRDDTVEDYGYFEGLRELDAIRAEVGEGQELRLNPWLDLAFFTKNASRTPVMAGLGNALLGTLWVIGLVILFSLPIGVGSAIYLEEYAPDNRVTRFIELNIRNLAGVPSVVYGILGLYAFVRVFEFGPTVLSAALTLSLLILPVVIIASREAIKAVPPSLREASYGLGASKWQTTSRVVLPNAIAGITTGMILAVARAIGETAPLLLVGAAAFIPRAPDGPLSTYTVVPIQIYSWVAENDVEFAHVASAGILTLLMVLLVLYGAAFYLRRRFERSW
- a CDS encoding BspA family leucine-rich repeat surface protein — its product is MRVSWFVRSAGPLPRPLTRLLLATGLTAALAACSSGGGPGVGAPDAPDAPDDAPAPGAAYVTSVSPTSGAPGTPLEVTGALPGDARVALCDAPLEAATFLTDDGASVAVDAADPGVLYPRLRGDVPAAVGAGGCRLTLVADGEALQLDGAPTFTVEAPAVGAASASTSTVTASPTSLLADGASEAVIVVTLRDANGVRLTEGGASVTLDPPADGAIGDVTDRGDGTYAATYVAGTTPGEVPIVARLDGEPFATPGRVVLTQGAATPTTSTVVADPTALPADGTSTATVTVTVRDGDGDPLDASVGANAVTFDAPTHGTLGPVRDRGDGTYEATYTAGTTASPVDVRPRLFDVAFDAAARIDLRPGAASAQASTVRVTPAVLPADGAATATVTVTLRDANGNPLRASGGTVTLDPPALGSLGDVTDLGDGTYVATFTAGVEQGPVTLRAALDGTPIDGAADLTLAGAFYRAENGVTVRCPSAAVGESGEVDGVTYVKRDRAGLEALVDAEDTAGLETACTTGVTDLSELFAQATWFDGDVGHWDTRAVTTLKSTFFNANAFAGDLGAWDTGQVTDMSYAFYFASSFDADLNAWDTSRVTTMRDMFHGATAFDGRIGDWDVGQVEDMTAMFRDAKAFDQPLNAWDVASVRGMAAMFWGAEAFDQDLTGWDTARVERMSGMFLGADVFDGDVTTWDVGNVTTMKEMFSNARRFNRDISGWDVANVTDMDRMFEAAKAFDQDLGRWCVSGIASAPTEFAVAANAAFDASKHPDWGRCPQVTRLDVTPSAVRPPLNGSETLAYVFEQTDAPGLTWTSSDEGVATVDGSGVVSGVAPGTATVTVRSDVFPDVQDAVTVTVPDFRRAANGVTIVCDGAQVGDRAVLNGTTYVKRTKAQITPGNAATTCTSGITNMAYLFGAEYSWDALTNFNANIEHWDVSDVRTMRAMFRYAENFRRSLQHWDVSSVTNMREMFFEADRFDGAIAGWDVSSVTNMRAMFHFAWEFDQPIGGWDVSNVKNMRGLFQYTQFDQPIGDWDTGNVTDMDVMFNQAVFDQDISSWCVSKIDEEPWGFGGPRTAYQPNWGTCPGG
- the pstB gene encoding phosphate ABC transporter ATP-binding protein PstB yields the protein MSQTVPEDHVTVRTDPVAPDDAVVGIEDLSLWYGDFQALRDVSLTVPKNQVTALIGASGCGKSTLLRSINRMNDLVPGVTVTGKLHYEGANLYDPVVDPVEVRRRIGMVFQKPNPFPKSVYENVAFGPRLHGFQGDMDAHVETSLKRAALWEEVQDKLQQSGLGLSGGQQQRLCIARAMATEPDVILMDEPTSALDPIATDRIEELIHEIKQDFTVIIVTHNMQQAGRVSDRTAFMHLGVLIEEGPTEQIFTNPQFEMTERYISGRFG